Proteins from one Triticum aestivum cultivar Chinese Spring chromosome 7A, IWGSC CS RefSeq v2.1, whole genome shotgun sequence genomic window:
- the LOC123150451 gene encoding probable O-methyltransferase 2, with amino-acid sequence MAAQAQTIEVPTDAELLQAQADLWRHSLYYLSSMGLRCAVELEIPTAIHRLGGAASLPDLMSALSLPSVKMPFLRRVMRVLVTSGVFAADNDSGSEAIYRLTPLSRILVHGVVADEHHSQKYFVIGVTSPHYTEAAMGLAGWFKKDHEPPVPSPFEDIFGVPLCDDRTPLLDKELDDVVTQGLAAHDNLGIATVMRECHDLFKGLDSLTDCGGGDGTTARAIIKAYPHIKCTVLDLPKVVDKAPADGLVTYVAGDLFHSVPSSQAVMLKLVLHFWSDEDCVKILAQCKKAIPSREEGGKIIIIEIVVGPSLGPIMFEAQLLMDMLMMVNSKGRQRDENDWSKLFTKAGFTDYKIVKKLGARCVIEVYP; translated from the exons ATGGCGGCTCAGGCACAGACCATAGAGGTTCCCACGGACGCTGAGCTGCTGCAGGCACAAGCTGACCTGTGGCGCCACAGCCTCTACTACCTCTCCTCCATGGGTCTACGCTGCGCCGTCGAGCTCGAGATTCCGACTGCCATCCACCGGCTCGGCGGGGCCGCCTCGCTGCCCGACCTGATGTCCGCGCTGTCCCTTCCCTCGGTTAAGATGCCATTTCTCCGCCGGGTCATGCGCGTGCTCGTCACGTCGGGTGTCTTCGCCGCCGACAACGACTCTGGGTCTGAGGCGATCTACCGCCTCACACCGTTGTCCCGCATCCTGGTGCACGGTGTAGTAGCGGATGAGCACCACAGCCAGAAGTATTTTGTGATTGGCGTGACCTCGCCGCATTATACGGAGGCGGCGATGGGGCTGGCCGGCTGGTTCAAGAAGGACCATGAGCCACCGGTGCCGTCACCCTTTGAGGACATCTTCGGGGTGCCGCTCTGTGATGACAGAACGCCGCTCCTAGACAAGGAGCTGGACGATGTTGTCACACAAGGCTTGGCTGCCCACGACAACCTGGGGATTGCCACGGTGATGCGGGAGTGCCATGACCTTTTCAAGGGGCTAGACTCATTGACTGACTGCGGCGGTGGTGATGGTACGACGGCGAGAGCCATCATCAAGGCTTACCCCCACATCAAGTGCACTGTGCTAGACCTTCCGAAGGTGGTCGACAAAGCCCCAGCAGATGGTCTCGTTACCTATGTCGCAGGTGACTTGTTCCATTCCGTCCCATCATCACAAGCTGTGATGCTCAAG CTTGTGCTACACTTCTGGAGCGATGAGGATTGCGTGAAAATCCTAGCTCAGTGCAAGAAGGCCATTCCTTCGCGTGAGGAGGGAGGGAAGATAATAATCATTGAAATTGTGGTTGGACCTTCCTTAGGGCCAATAATGTTTGAAGCCCAACTCCTTATGGATATGCTTATGATGGTGAACTCAAAAGGGCGTCAACGGGATGAAAATGACTGGAGCAAACTGTTCACTAAAGCGGGGTTCACGGACTACAAAATTGTGAAGAAACTAGGAGCTCGGTGTGTCATTGAGGTCTATCCATAA